The stretch of DNA TGCTCAAACGACACATCTGATATTTCTCCTTTAATAACGGAATAACTAAAATACCTATTGAAATATTCTTGTGAAGCGATACGTTTGTTTTTATACCAATCTGTTGGCGTTCTATAAGGAAAATAGATATTTTGGTAAACCTTTTTTAGTAGAGGGAACAATTCTTGTAATAATTCAATTATAGATTTCTTTTCTTTTTCATGAAACTCATTACACAGTTTATTTATCTCTTCTTTTAAAACATTTTTTTTATCTTCATCTGATTCTCCAAGTGCATTTTCATAGTCACCAATGAAATATTCGGGATTTTCTTTTACAAATTTATAAATCTGAGGATAAATAATTTTTAGGGCTTCCATCATCATCAAATCTACAAAATTAGCTTCACCAGCTAACATTGGAATAGAAAATGATAGTATATTACTATATCGAACAACCATACGAGGAGTTTCAAATTTATTTAATAGATGTGTCGTAAATAAGGATACAAAACGTCTTCCCTCATCTTTAGGTAAGTCTAGCTGGATTGTTTCGAAAATGCCATTAATTAGTTCAAAACAATAATCTCTAAGTGCTTCTGGTTGTGCTTTTGGAAGATTTAAAGGAACTTGTATTATTTTTTCAAGAAAATTCCTTCCTGACTCTGTATCGCCATCACCAAATCTATCGGCTATAGATTTGGATACTACTTGTTCATCAAAAGAAAGTATGTAAGTAGTATTCGTAAAATCAGCAGTTAATTTTACTAAGCGAAAAACAGAATAAATTTCATCTTTATCAAGCCTGTCTATATCATCAATAAATATAACAAGCTTCTTTTTGCTATCGATTATAATTTCGTTTAATCTATTTTTTAATTCTTCTATATCGACCGTTCCAAGCCAATTTCCTACAGTATTTACGATTTTACTTATATCACCTATTTTAGGCATATCGCAACTTATAAAATCACTTTTTTTACTAAGCCATTTCCCTGTTCGTTCTTTTCGACTTAGTAGTTTTATTTTCAGTGCTTTTGAGATTTTATCGAAAAAATTAAGTAATAATGTATTTTCATCACTATATCTCCAAGGATTAAACTTGATACGAATAATCTCATTGTTTTTTGAGAGTTCTGAGTCGATAAAATTGATAATAGATGTTTTCCCTTCACCCCAACTTCCATAAATGCCTAGTACAATTCCATCATTGCTTTTTGTTTGCGTTATAGTTTCTGCGATGCGACAGGCAAAATTATATCGTTGAAATTTATCTTCTGATTCTTTCACCGCGGGTCTATCTGCAATGAGGTCTTTGTTATTTACCATATCTTTTTTGCTTGCTGGTAATACAAAAATATTAATTTATCTCGAGAGTTTATATTCCGTTGTAGCACGATCGGTATTATATGGCTTTTTATTTACCACGCGATACAATCGTGCTATAGCGAAGGCGTGATGCCGAGTATTTCACCCCGGCTACCTGATCCGGAACATTGCATAAACCGTTCGTTCTCCGGTTCCGGTTTTTACCTGTTTCCGCAGCCGGTATATGCCTGCCGGGTAATCTACTTTATCACGGTACAGGAAAATATCATTTGACATAGACTCTCCCGGCATCGTATAATATGCCACCATATCAAAACCCATATTGTCGACATAGGGAACCAATTGCCATTGCATATCTACCAGGCGATCTATTTCGTAAACGGTACCGAACTCGATCTTATCCTCCGAACTGTTGGTTATGATATATTGTATCTTTTCCGGGACACTGTCGTATACACCCGGTACGACCTCAAACTTTATGTCCGGCCGGGTGTTTCTTTCCCCATCAAGGGAGAAAGGCGCCGTCAGCGTGGTTTTTCTGCTTCCGGCATACACCTCCTTCCGGATACGGTATTCTCCTGCGGGGTAGGCAAACCGTCCGGGGTATATTTCAACGGGATACAATACTGAGGTATCATGGGCCGGCAATTCGTACATGATATCGATAAATGCGGTTTCGTCGTTCACAGGCATCGGGATCCAGTCCTCGCCGTCGAGCCGGTCTATTGTATAGTATGCCCCGTATCCGACAGCTGAATCAGTCGGATTGATGAGCTGGTAAACAAGCGTCGTTTCGCCGGGAGCTGCCGAAATGTTGGCTGCCGTCATTTTCAGTTTTTTAGGTCCCGGCTCAGTTGCGCAACCGGTCATTACTGCAAAGCATATGGCATACAGGATTGTTGTCATTATCTTTTTCATCGGTATCTTATTCATAGACTGATTTTTTTCCTTTCAGTGCAGCTGTAGCACATTCTTTTAACGTTTTATTTTTTGATGCCGCAAAGCGTTCCAGATAGCTTTGACTGGTTGGATCTTTCCATTTGCTCATCGCTGAAAGCAAGGATTCGCGCGGATCTCCTAGTCCGCGGATGGAAATGTCTTTCTCATTCTTACCGTCCAATATCGAAATAATCATTTTGATAGCTTCTTCCGGCGGGTGCATATCATCAAAGGTCAGTATATCTGTTGCACCGTTTAAAACCGAAAGGTTACCGGATCTCAACAACTCTATTACAGGTTCGGCATCATTCGGGGTTTTACGCTTCAGTCTTACGTACGACCTTGCTGCTGCAATGGTGATCATATTGTGAGGCTCGTTCTTATCTATAATTGATTTTAAATCGGGCAGTATTTTTGAATAACCGATCCTTCCTGATGCCAGGATCATTTCAGTCTGGGTTTCCCACGTCCGTTTGTCCTCCCGCTCTTTTACATAGGCATGATACAGGTTGTCTCCCAATTGGACCAGCTGGTTTTTTCCAATTTTCTTTGCCGCACTTCTGCGTTTCCCACTTGATTTATTTTGCAGGTCGCCTGCTATCTGGGAAATTTCCTCAGCGGTTAATTGCTTTTTTACCATGTATTGTATA from Bacteroidales bacterium encodes:
- a CDS encoding KAP family NTPase, with amino-acid sequence MVNNKDLIADRPAVKESEDKFQRYNFACRIAETITQTKSNDGIVLGIYGSWGEGKTSIINFIDSELSKNNEIIRIKFNPWRYSDENTLLLNFFDKISKALKIKLLSRKERTGKWLSKKSDFISCDMPKIGDISKIVNTVGNWLGTVDIEELKNRLNEIIIDSKKKLVIFIDDIDRLDKDEIYSVFRLVKLTADFTNTTYILSFDEQVVSKSIADRFGDGDTESGRNFLEKIIQVPLNLPKAQPEALRDYCFELINGIFETIQLDLPKDEGRRFVSLFTTHLLNKFETPRMVVRYSNILSFSIPMLAGEANFVDLMMMEALKIIYPQIYKFVKENPEYFIGDYENALGESDEDKKNVLKEEINKLCNEFHEKEKKSIIELLQELFPLLKKVYQNIYFPYRTPTDWYKNKRIASQEYFNRYFSYSVIKGEISDVSFEQFISNLPLMSEKEIAKEVKELTQNSSAGNFIYKLRNIEDEFNWDITKKLVSVLILNTDLFPNNLQNHFFESKSPKGQLAIFIFLLIKKHNVIKEQLSFSKEIVHKASSLEFAFDILRWLNPNEEKDDNIFTKEQIKEIWKILLKRVLKESGRKDIFEVFPEEAYMICKFWEGFDKENFNQYIHKVIDKNPKKSIAVLRTYLPRYRAIGNEKYRDGNLDEKTYQYLISILDKEYMAQNLLKIYSEEKLSASEVNWEEQNRTNLSDFDAVRQFYHWYKLDKKEELT